The Methanomassiliicoccales archaeon region CCGCACATAACGCCGAGGGATACGGACAGAACAGTTCAGAGGTCAATTCAACGCTCATGACCGTTCCTGGCTCCCCTACGCTGGTAAGCGCTACTGCGAGCGGCCTCGATGTGATCTTGACATGGACCGCACCGGCATCGGACGGTTTCAGCCCCATCACCGGTTACTATGTGTTCTACGGAACGAGCGATGTCACGACCCAGTTCGGAAACGTGATATCGGCAGGGACCTTGACGGCGAACGTCACTGGCCTGACCGTCGGTACTCAATATTTCTTCGCCGTCATGGCGGTCAATGCGGTCGGTAACTCGTCTCTATCGAACATGCTCAACGCCACCCTGATCACTGTGCCTGGCGCCCCCTCCGCCTTATCGAACGTCACCACCGAAGTTCAGGTAACGCTGAGCTGGACCGCGCCGGCATCGGACGGTTTCAGCCCCATCACCGGTTACCTAGTATATCGTGGGATTTCGGCCGATGACCTCACCCTGATCGGTAACAGCACCGTATTGACGTTCGTTGATACCATGGTAACGTCCGGTTCCACCTATTATTACAAGGTGAGCGCCGTCAACGCCGAAGGAGAGGGAGCCTTGAGCACCGCCGCATCCATCGACGTGCCTTGGCCAGCTCTCGTTCCCGTGACCGGGAAGATAGTGGATGCGGATGGAAATGGGATCCCGGGGGTGACCGTCACCCTGGAGGACGACTCATCTGCAGAGACCGATGCCTCGGGCAACTTCATCATCATGACCTCCCAGGGCGTTCACACCTTGACCGTAAGCGGCGATAGCATAGAGACCAGGGACATCCCCATCAACGTGGGCGGTCCTGGGCTGGAGATGGATGACATCACCACTACCGCGATAGACGATAACGGCGGGGGCAATGACCTGATGTTGATCCTATTGGTCATCATCGTCGTCGCCGCTCTACTGGTGGTCGTGGTGTTTTTCCTCCGCAGGAAGAAGTGAGCGACAGGCGGTCCAAACCTTTTCCCGTTCCTTATTTTTCATCCGACATCGATCGGGACCTCCGAACACCGATATATCGTTCCCTGTGCCCCGTAAATTGTAAATGAAACGCTGGAACCTGGTCAAGCCCAGGGTCGGTCGAACCCGTCAATTACGAACGAGACTGGCGCAATAGGGCGTTCACCGCAACGATCTCGCTCAGCTGGATGGCGGTGGAAGGGAGTATATTAAAAAAAAGAAAAGAGGTGGCCGAGAGGCCGTTCTGGTAAGAGGTCCCATCACCTGCGACGCTTGGTGAACATCTTCTGCATCAGCGCCAATAGCGGCCACCGACTGTACTTCTCGGCGCTGGCGACCCTGCCCGTCAGCAGTATGTCCTTCTTGAACAGGGTGACGGCGATGAACATGACCACCAGAGCCATTATGGTGGAGTAGGCGATGCCTGCCAGCACCAGGCCGTAGTCGTCGAACATCAGCAAACGCATGGCCATCATGGGATGTGAGAACGGTATGGCGAAGACCAGCGCCTTGGCCGCCAACGGCAGCGTGTCGAAGTCGGTCATCAGGGTGATGAACATGGGTATAAGTGCCAGGAACGTCACCGGCATGGTCATGGTCTGGGCGGCCTTGTAGTTCTTGGTGAATATGCCCAGTATCATGCATAATGCCAACGCGAACACCAACGCGGCGAAGAGCGATATCCCCACCAGAACGTAGTCCAGCAGGTCCAGCGTCAGACCGTATTGGGCCAGGTCAATGCTGGTCGATGCCAGCAGGGAATTGAAATAGTAGCCCATGCCCAGCATGTAGATGGCCGCCATGATCAGTCCCACCACCGCGGCCCCGAGCAACTTGCCGAAAACTATGGAGGTACGGCTCACCGGCATGGTCAGCAGCGTCTCCAGTGTCTTGTTCTCCTTCTCCGTTCCCATGGAGGTTATGACGATGCTACCGGCATAGATGATCATCATCACCACGATTAGCGGCATGACCAAGGACTGCTGCGAGATGACCCCGGCTATGGTCGGCGGAGATATGCCGGCCATCTCCTTGCCCTTGAATATGGTGGTCTCGTTCAGATGGGTCGGATTTAGGATGATCGAGGCGTTATCGCTCAGGTCGCCCGTTATCAGCGCGGCGGAGATGGCCTGGTCCACATTGCCCAGCAGGGCGTCCGCGGCGGACCCGGGTATGGTGTCCAGTATTCCGGCCCCACGCATGACCCAGTAGGCCTCGATGGTGCCGGTCCTATTGGCCAATATATCAGAGGTGAAATCACTGGGTATGATGAACAATGAAACGCCCCCAGCATCGTCCAGGGCGTTCAGCGCATCCTGCACGTTGTCCCCCTCATAGACAATGTTCGCGCTATGCTCCAGTACACCGTAGGCGACCTGAGAGAGCATCCCGTCGTCGTTGTTGATGAAGGCGATCTTTGGAGGTTCCGAAAGCTGATCGCCCACCCCACCGAAGACGTTCCCCAGGGAAGCGAACAGAACGGCCATGATGATTATCGGAACGATGGTGGTTGGGGTCAGCAGTTCCTTGACCTCTTTCTTGGCTATCTTTGAAAGACTGCTCATTCGCTCACCACCTTGACGAAGACCTCCTCGATGTTCTTCGCCCCATACCTTTCCTTCAGTTCGTCGGGGGTCCCCTCGGCCACGATCTCCCCGTCATTGATGAGGGCGATGCGGTCGCAGAGCAGTTCCACCTCCAACATGTTATGCGAAGAGAGCAGCATGGTGGTCCCCTGGGAAGCGTACGTTTTGACCGTCCTGCGGATCTCCTGGGCGTTTATCACGTCCAGACCTGAGGTCAGCTCGTCCAGTATGGCCAACTTAGGCTTGATCATCAGGGCGCGGGCCACCAGCAGGCGCCTTGCCATGCCCTTGCTGTAGGTCTCCACCTTATCATCGATCCTTTCCTCCAGATGGGCTATCTCCAATCCCCGGGAGACCAGTTCCTCGGCCTTATCGCCCTCGGCGAAGAATTGAGCGATGAACTTGAGGTAGGCTCTCCCAGTCAGGTTCTTGTAAGCACCGGCATCCTCCGGCAGATAGCTGATTATGCGCCGCACCTCATCCGGTTTATGACCCAGGTCTATGCCGTAGATCTTGACCTCCCCGGCGGTTATCTCCAATAAGGTGGATAGGATGCGCAGTGCGGTGGTCTTGCCCGCTCCGTTGGGACCGATGAGACCATAGACCTCGCCCTCCCGGACATTGAACGATATGCCTTTGACCGCCTGGAAGGAACCATAGTTCTTGACCAGGTCCTTTACTTCTACCGCGTACATTGTTGCCTCTCCTAGGACATGGTAACTAATACCGATAAAAAAATATTATCCTACGAATCTATTGTCCGATGATCGAACGTGGTTCTGATGGTCTTGGAGGACGGTCCATGGATATGAACAAGGAAAAAATTATCATGTGGGGGGCGCTGGCGGGTATCATCGGCGCCATCGCTTTCAGCACGCTTTGGAGCCTGGCCATCATAACCGACGGGCATTGGATATTCGGTGTGGAGACCCTGAGCGAACTGGGAGGCCATCGTCCCGGGCGCTGCTTCTTCAATACCGGGTTGATCGTCATGGGACTGCTTTCAATACCTTTCGGCGCCGTCCTTTATCGCAGGTTCGAGCATACCAACCTAGGAAGGATATCCACCGCCACGTTCGTCCTCGCGGCGATCTCCCTGATCGGCATCGGGGTCTTCCCCATCAATACCGGCACTCCGCACACCTTCTTCAGCTGGGCTTTCTTCAGCACGGTCATCATCTCATTGACGATCATGCTGCGCCCTATCTGGATGTTCAAAAGGTTGGGCAGGCCGATCGTGATCGTGACCTTAGGAACGGTCATGGTCGGCTATATCACCATCATCCTGGTGGCGACGAAGAACATGGAACTGGCCCTCAGCGAAGCGTTGGTGGTCATTTCCCTGCTCATATGGACCATCTCCATGGGGATCTCATTACTGCATGAGATGCTCACCCGATGATCCTCTGGAAGATGCGTCACTCACGATAACGATAGCTGATGTTGCAGCTGCCTTCGCGGCTGACCATGCACGGTCCCATAGGACGTTTCGGAGAACAGCCTCGGGCGAACGCCGGACATTGCTCGGAACGGATTATCCCCCGCAGCACCTCTCCGCAGCGGCAGCCGCCCATGTCCTCCTTGACCTGAGGGGCGTCCTTCAGAACGTCTTCGTGGACCACGCGGGCGTTATGCTCCGAAAGCTCGTCGCGAACCTCCAGGGCGCTTAATGGCAGAACGGGGAAGCCGCGCCAGGCCCTGTCCTCCTCCTTGAAGGCCCTGGCCAGCATGTCCCGCGCTTTGGGATTGCCCTCCGGGCGCACCACTCGAGGATACTCGTTCTCCACATCGTTCCTCCCCTCTTTGACCTGTTTGGCCAGCATGTACACGCCCATCAACAGGTCCAGTGGCTCGAAGCCGGTGACCACCTGGGGCACGCCCTGGGGGCCGGCGAACGGGGCGAAGGGCTCCAGCCCGATGATGGTGGCCACATGCCCCGGTTGAATGAGCCCGTCTATGCGCACCTCCCCCATGGCGAAGAGCGCTTTCAGTGCCGGGGGGAGCAGACGATGGCAGCTGAGCACACTGAAGTTCTCAGGCGGGGAGTGCAGCAGAGCGTAGGCGGTGGAGGGACTGGTGGTCTCGAAACCGATGGCCATGAAGACCATGCGTTCCACGTCCTTGCACATGAGCAGGGCGTCCTCCACGGAGTACACCACGCGGACGTCCGCACCTTCGGCCTTCACATCCGCCAGCGAACCTATGGGAGTGGGAACGGCCATCATGTCGCCGAACACGGTCAACGTCACGCCGGACCTGGCCAGGGTGATGGCCTCCACCACCTCCTTGGTGGTGGTGACGCAGACCGGACATCCTGGTCCCTGGCCGATGGTGATGCCCACGTCGGACAGCATCTTCTCCAGCCCGAACTTGACCAGTGTGTCCTGGTGCGTCCCGCAGACGTGCATGAACCGCAGGTCCAGGTCCATGCCCTTCAGCTTGTCGATGATCTTGACCGCCATTCCCTCGTCCCGGTATCTTAGGTCCATCATTCCTGCACCACCTTCATGGACGTGACCCGGCAGGACTGCCCCTTCAAGACCTTGATCTTACCCCGGCACTTGGGGCATATCAGAGAAGGCATGGACATGTGATATTCCTCGCCCAGGTAATCGGCCTTGCCCTGATAGCCGCAGGCGGAGCAGAGCAGTTCGGTCTCCTCCGTCTCTATGGCCAGTACTGAACCTTCCAGGATGGTGTCGCGGGTGATGATCTCATAGGCGAACTGCAGCTGCTCCTCGCCGAGGAACGTCAGTTCACCGAGCGTCAGGCACACCTCCTCCACCTTGAGCACCTCGTGCTTCTTCAGCTCCTCGAGCACGCTCTCCACGATGCCGGACATGACCGATACTTCATGCATCCATTAGGCCAATTCATCAACCAATATTAATCACTGCCCTCGTTCCATAAATATGGGACGAAGGAAGACTGGTATTAAGTAAGCTAGAAATACGACCAGGGAAATACGAATCTTGAAGATCATGCCAGAGGAAAACTCGCGCAATGATGCCGCCATCGAGTCCATCATCGAAGGCAAGAAGATGGAGGCGTATGCGGAGCACCGGACCAAGGATATGCATCAGTGCTCCCTCTGCGGCAGCGTTGGCTACCGCAAGCGCCCCATGAGACCGATCGGAACTAAATGGATATGCATCGACTGCCTGCGCTCCTTGAAAGAGATGTTGGATGGACTGGACCAGTGGGAAGCGGAGATCCAGCTGGAAAAAGAGATGTCCAAGAAGATCGACGATACCCTGAGGGTATGATCATTTTTCATCGGCGGGCATCTTCTCGTAATGGGCGCAGACCTTACGCACCGGGCACGTGGCACAACGTGGGTTGCGGGGCAGGCATACCTTCTGACCGAAGCGGACCATGGTGGCGTTGATGTCGCACCAAAGCGCCTTGGGAAATATCTTCCGCAAGGCCATTTCGGTCTCGTCCGCCGTACGGCTTTCAACCAGTCCCAAACGGTTGCTGATGCGATGAACGTGCGTGTCGACGCATATCGCCGGTTCTTTGAAAGCGTAGGCCATCACGCAGTTGGCCGTCTTGCGTCCCACCATCGGCCATTTGACCATGGCGTCGATGTCCTTGGGCACGATGTCACCGTCCATATGCACCGATCTGGCTATCTCCTTAAGCGCCTTGGCCTTGGCCCGGTAGAACCCCACGGAGCGTATGAGGGCCTCCAGCTCCTCCAGGGGGGCGTCGGCCATCTCCTCGGGCGTATAGAACCGACGGAACAGGTCTGACGACGCCCGGTGGGTGTTCAGGTCCCTGGTCCTCTGCGAGAGCACCGTGGCCACCAGGACGTGGAAGGGATCGCGCTCCCACCATATGTCCCCCTCATCGATGAGACCGGGGAAGGCCATCCCCTTTATCGACTCCCTCATGCTCGTCAGCAGCCACCTAAGGTCCATTCTTACCTCCCAGGAACTGAATGGCCTCTCCGACGGTGTAGAGCGATCCGCA contains the following coding sequences:
- a CDS encoding fibronectin type III domain-containing protein gives rise to the protein FNVYRSTDASGPFVLIDSTVELNHTDSGLTNGQIYWYNITAVNSIGESLPSDTVSATPNPYPDSPELVSAIAGYMSATLNWTAPANNGSGPITGYGLYYGTEMDSATWTLFDTVDDLVLSETVTGLVGGTEYYFGVKSMNADGSSVMSNHLTALPYSVPGAPTGLIAVPGDTNITLSWEAPANDGGLDIDHYIVYQDGVDVQHVNGTSTVITGLTNGQTYSFKISAHNAEGYGQNSSEVNSTLMTVPGSPTLVSATASGLDVILTWTAPASDGFSPITGYYVFYGTSDVTTQFGNVISAGTLTANVTGLTVGTQYFFAVMAVNAVGNSSLSNMLNATLITVPGAPSALSNVTTEVQVTLSWTAPASDGFSPITGYLVYRGISADDLTLIGNSTVLTFVDTMVTSGSTYYYKVSAVNAEGEGALSTAASIDVPWPALVPVTGKIVDADGNGIPGVTVTLEDDSSAETDASGNFIIMTSQGVHTLTVSGDSIETRDIPINVGGPGLEMDDITTTAIDDNGGGNDLMLILLVIIVVAALLVVVVFFLRRKK
- a CDS encoding ABC transporter permease → MSSLSKIAKKEVKELLTPTTIVPIIIMAVLFASLGNVFGGVGDQLSEPPKIAFINNDDGMLSQVAYGVLEHSANIVYEGDNVQDALNALDDAGGVSLFIIPSDFTSDILANRTGTIEAYWVMRGAGILDTIPGSAADALLGNVDQAISAALITGDLSDNASIILNPTHLNETTIFKGKEMAGISPPTIAGVISQQSLVMPLIVVMMIIYAGSIVITSMGTEKENKTLETLLTMPVSRTSIVFGKLLGAAVVGLIMAAIYMLGMGYYFNSLLASTSIDLAQYGLTLDLLDYVLVGISLFAALVFALALCMILGIFTKNYKAAQTMTMPVTFLALIPMFITLMTDFDTLPLAAKALVFAIPFSHPMMAMRLLMFDDYGLVLAGIAYSTIMALVVMFIAVTLFKKDILLTGRVASAEKYSRWPLLALMQKMFTKRRR
- a CDS encoding ABC transporter ATP-binding protein; protein product: MYAVEVKDLVKNYGSFQAVKGISFNVREGEVYGLIGPNGAGKTTALRILSTLLEITAGEVKIYGIDLGHKPDEVRRIISYLPEDAGAYKNLTGRAYLKFIAQFFAEGDKAEELVSRGLEIAHLEERIDDKVETYSKGMARRLLVARALMIKPKLAILDELTSGLDVINAQEIRRTVKTYASQGTTMLLSSHNMLEVELLCDRIALINDGEIVAEGTPDELKERYGAKNIEEVFVKVVSE
- a CDS encoding DUF998 domain-containing protein — protein: MDMNKEKIIMWGALAGIIGAIAFSTLWSLAIITDGHWIFGVETLSELGGHRPGRCFFNTGLIVMGLLSIPFGAVLYRRFEHTNLGRISTATFVLAAISLIGIGVFPINTGTPHTFFSWAFFSTVIISLTIMLRPIWMFKRLGRPIVIVTLGTVMVGYITIILVATKNMELALSEALVVISLLIWTISMGISLLHEMLTR
- the hypD gene encoding hydrogenase formation protein HypD is translated as MMDLRYRDEGMAVKIIDKLKGMDLDLRFMHVCGTHQDTLVKFGLEKMLSDVGITIGQGPGCPVCVTTTKEVVEAITLARSGVTLTVFGDMMAVPTPIGSLADVKAEGADVRVVYSVEDALLMCKDVERMVFMAIGFETTSPSTAYALLHSPPENFSVLSCHRLLPPALKALFAMGEVRIDGLIQPGHVATIIGLEPFAPFAGPQGVPQVVTGFEPLDLLMGVYMLAKQVKEGRNDVENEYPRVVRPEGNPKARDMLARAFKEEDRAWRGFPVLPLSALEVRDELSEHNARVVHEDVLKDAPQVKEDMGGCRCGEVLRGIIRSEQCPAFARGCSPKRPMGPCMVSREGSCNISYRYRE
- the hypA gene encoding hydrogenase maturation nickel metallochaperone HypA, with amino-acid sequence MHEVSVMSGIVESVLEELKKHEVLKVEEVCLTLGELTFLGEEQLQFAYEIITRDTILEGSVLAIETEETELLCSACGYQGKADYLGEEYHMSMPSLICPKCRGKIKVLKGQSCRVTSMKVVQE
- the nth gene encoding endonuclease III translates to MDLRWLLTSMRESIKGMAFPGLIDEGDIWWERDPFHVLVATVLSQRTRDLNTHRASSDLFRRFYTPEEMADAPLEELEALIRSVGFYRAKAKALKEIARSVHMDGDIVPKDIDAMVKWPMVGRKTANCVMAYAFKEPAICVDTHVHRISNRLGLVESRTADETEMALRKIFPKALWCDINATMVRFGQKVCLPRNPRCATCPVRKVCAHYEKMPADEK